The Bifidobacterium actinocoloniiforme DSM 22766 genomic sequence CAGCCAACGCTGCGCGGGGTTGAAAACCTGCAAGGGGCACCTCTTTCTTAATCGTAGAGTCCTGCCGGCGCCGCCCGTCCCTTGTGGTCGGCCCGCGCCGAACATAAAAGTCTAGTGACCGTCATGGCCTGCCGGTGCCCGTCCGCAGTAAGCGAACCGGGGAATAAATCCCGGTGATCGCACCTAGGATGCCCCCAGAGTATGCGAAAGGCGGGCGCCCTGGCTCGCAGGGGCGCCCGCCTAGCGCAAGAGCCTCAGACCACCTTGCGCTCAAAGGGGTCGGAGGAGATGCCGGCATCCACGATGTCGCGGCACCATTGCTTGGCCGAGAAGAGCGAGTGGTCTCGGTAGTTGCCGCAAGAGGTGATCTCGGTACCCGGCACGTCCTCCCAAGTGGCCTCCGATGCTATGAATTCCAGGGACTCCTTCAGGGCCTTGGCCACGTCCTCGGTGGAGTGGCGGCCCCAGGCCAGCAGATGGAAACCGGTGCGGCAGCCGAAAGGCGAGCAGTCGATGTAACCGGGGATGCGCTCGCGCAGCAAAACAGCGATCGTGTGCTCGATTGTGTGAAGTCCAGCGGTGGGAATCGCGTGCTCATTAGGCTGAACCAGACGCAGGTCGTAGTTGGAGATGACATCGCCCTTGGGCCCCTCCTCCTCGTCGATTAGGCGCACGTAAGGCGCCTTTACCTTGGTATGATCCAGCTGGAAGCTCTCAACTACCGGTTTCTCTGCCATGATGCAGTCCTTTCCGTGCATGTTCTCATCTTCGTTCCCGCCGGCGCCACCTGCTCGCCGGGTTCCCTAACTCCATACTAAGCACGCGCCCCGCCAGCCCTGGACCCACGCCCGGTCCTGCGCCGCCCGCGAGCCCGCGAAACCGTCAGGAGAACTCGCGGAGGGCTTGCAGGAATTGCTGTCCGTAGAGCTCCAGCTTGTGCTCGCCTACGCCGGTGACCTCCAGGAAGGCCTCCTCGCTAACCGGGCGACGCCTGCACATGTCGCGCAGGGTCTTGTCGGAGAAGACGATGTAGGGCGGCTTGCCGATTTCGCGGGCTATCCGCGTGCGCACCTGGCGCAGGGCCTGGAAGAGACGCCCCTCCTCCTCGCTAGGCTCCGGTTCCCCTTCGGCCAGCGCGGTCGTGCGGCCGTACACTGCGCCGGACGCTCTGGCCGCGCCCTTGGGCTCGGCCCGGCGCACCTGCTTGATCTCGTAGTGGAAGTCCGGGCTCACGGTCTCGCCGGCCTTGGGGCCGAACTGGACCAGGGGCAGGCGGCCTTCGGTGATGGTCAGGTAACCGTCCGAGGCCATCTGGTTGAGCACGTCTCGGATGCGGGCCGCGCCCACGTTTTCCAAGGCGCCGTAGGAGGGGCAGCGGTCCAGCCCCCGGCTGAGCAGGTCCTGGGACTTGGAACCTGCCAGGACCTGCACGATTTTGCCTGAGCCGAAGCGCTGGCCCACGTCGTGCACGCAACGGGAGATGGCACGAGCCAGGTCGGACACGTCCACGGTGGAGAAGGTGGACAGGCAGTTGGAGCAGTTGCCGCAGCCGCTTTTGGCCTGCTCGTCCGCCTGGCTGTTGACCTGCGCCGCGGCTCCATTTTCCATCTCCTCACCGAAGTAGCGGAGCATGTAGGCGTGCAGGCAATCGGTGGTGCGGCAGTAGCCAATCATGGTGTTGAGCAGACGTCGGCGGCTGGCTCGCACTACCTCGGCCTCCTCGCCGGTGAGCTGGTCGTTGCCTGAATCCATGTCGAGCAGGCGACGGCGGGTCACGATGTCCGCCTCGTTCCACAAGAGGGTGCAGCGGGCCGGCTCCCCGTCTCGCCCGGCGCGGCCGGCCTCCTGGTAGTAGGCCTCGATCGACTCGGGCATGTTGTGGTGAATCACATAGCGCACATTGGACTTGTCGATGCCCATGCCGAAGGCGTTGGTGGCCACCACGACTTGCACTTCGTCGTTGACGAACGCGGCCTGTGCGTCGTCTCGGGCGGCCGGCGCCATGCCGCCGTGGTAGCTGGCGGCAGGAATTCCGGCTTGATTCAGCTCTGCGGCCAGGGCCTCGGTCTCCTTGCGGGTGGCGCAGTAGACGATGCCTGACTCTTGGCCGTGCTCCTTGGCGTAGGAGGTCACCCAACGGTCCTTGGCCTTGGTCTCCAGCTTGACCACGTCGAAGAAGAGGTTGGGGCGGTCGAAGCCGGTCACCGCCTGGTAGGGGTCGCGCAAGTCCAGCATGGAGACGATGTCGCGCCGCACCCGTTCGGTGGCGGTCGCGGTGAAAGCCGCCACGCGGGGCCGGACGGGCAGGCTGGCTATAAAGTCGCCGATGCCCAAGTACGCAGGCCGAAAATCCTGCCCCCACTGGGAGACGCAATGGGCTTCGTCGACCGCCAGCAGGTCGATTCTGGCCTGGGCCGCGAAGGCGACGAACCGTGGTGCGTTGAGCCGCTCGGGCGCCACGTACAGGAGCTTGCAGCGGCCCTGGGCGGCCTGGGCGAGCGCCTGCGCCTGCTCGTCCGGGGTCTGTGTGGAGTTGACGAAATGGGCGTGGATGCCAGCGTCCTCCAACCCGTCCACCTGGTCACGCATCAGCGAGACCAGCGGCGAGACGACGATCGTGATGCCATCCAACAGGGTGGCGGGAATCTGATAGCAGATGGACTTTCCGGCGCCGGTGGGCATGACGCCCAGGCAGTCACGGCCTTCCAGAATCGCCTTGACCATGCCCGCTTGGCCCGGTCGGAAGGACTCGTAGCCAAAATACTGCTTGAGCGCAGCGAGAGCCTGATCCATGTCTGTCATACTTCACGAGTCTATGACCCTAACCACCCAGGCGCGCCCCCAGTCCGCGATGTGCGCAACCATGGGTCCCAGGCGCGCCTGTGGACAAGTCGCATTCACAAGGGGCCGAAGGGCGCGCGATTCTCAAGAGGCCGAACCTGAGGAGCCGGGTGCGGAGGCGGCGGCGATCAGCTCCCTCGTGTAGGCGCATCCGGGCTGGGACAGCACCCGGTCGGCGGGCCCCTCCTCTTCGACCTGGCCCTGGTGGAGGACCACGATGCGGTCGGCCATATGCTGGACCACGCCCAAGTCGTGCGAGACCATCAGGATGGCCGTCCGTGGCCGGCGGGCGCGGACCGTCTTGAAGGCCTCCAGAACGCCCAGACGTGCGGAGACGTCCAGGGAGGACATGGGTTCGTCGGCCACGATCAGCTGGGGGTCGGCCACCAGGGCGCGGGCTATGGCTATGCGCTGGGCTTGTCCGCCCGAGCAGTCCGCTGGATAGCGCCCGGCGAATTCACCCGGATCCAGGCCGGCGTCCGCCAAAGCCTGCATGGCCCTGCTGCGGATCGCCGCCCGGCCCAAGCCCAGCTCACGGGCGTGGATGCGCAGAGGTTCGCTGACCGAGCGCAGGGCGTTCCACCGTGGGTCGAGGGAGGCGAAGGGGTTCTGGAAGATCAGCCCCGACTCCCGCCGCAACGCCTGGTAGCCGCTGCTGCGTGGGCCGTCCACCGGTTGGCCCTGGTAGGACACGCTCCCGGCATCGCGGCTTTCAAGCCCTAGCAGGATGCGGGTCAGCGTGGATTTGCCCGAGCCTGAGCCTCCGACCAAGGCCAGGCACTCCCCTTGCCCCAGGCTGACCGATACCTCTTGCAAAGCTTGGCTGCCGCCCTGCCGACCGCCGAAGGTTTTACGGATGCCTTGGCCGGATATGACGATCCGCCGCTCATGGCCCGTGCCTTGACTCATGGCCTGCCTCCTCGCCCGGCGCTGAACCGCACGGCCATGTCCGCGTCTGCGCCTGAGTTCCCGCCCGCGCCAAAGCCTCCATCCACTCCCCCGAGAACTGGGTCCAAGCTCAATTGCGCGGCGGCCCGGACCAGGCTGCGGGTGCGTTCGGCTTGCGGATGTGCCAGCAGTCTGCTGGTAGGACCGTGCTCGACGACCTGCCCCTGGTCGAGCACGTAGGAGGTCCGGCAGGCGCGCGCCAGCACGGAGAAATCGTGGGTGACAAAGAGCATGGAGGCCCCGCTGGAGTCCACCAGGCGAATCAGCAAGTCGATAATCGCGCGCTGGGTGATCGCATCCAAGGCGGTCGTAGGCTCGTCGGCCACAATCAGCCTAGGGGCGGTGACCAGGGCCGTGGCGATGGCCACCCGCTGGAGCTGACCGCCGGAGAGCTGGCTGGGGTACTTGCCCGCTATTTCAGGGCCCAAACCCACCCGTTCCAGCATGTCTTGGACCCTCTGCGCCCGCTCGGCACGGCTCAGCCGATAGTGCAAGCGCAGGGGCAGGGCCACCTGCTGGGCGACGGACAGGACAGGGTTGAGCGAGGCTGTGGGATTCTGGAAAACCGCGCCTATGTATGCGCCGCGAACCCCAGCCAGGCCCTCGTCGCTGGCGCCCAGAAGCTCCGCGCCACGTAAGCGAATCGAGCCTGAGACCTGGGCTCCCGGAGGCAGGATGCCCAGGAGGGCTTTCGTGATCATCGATTTGCCTGAACCGGACGGGCCGATCAGCCCCACCCGCTCGCCATCGGCCACGCTCAGGCTGGCCTGGCGCACGATTGGACGGCCCCCGATCGAGATGGTCAGGTCTTCTATGCTCAGGCTCATGCCTCCCCCTTCCGCAGGACGGGGTTGGCAGCGGGGTCTATGGCCTCGCGCAGGACATCGCCGAAAACGTTCAGGGCGACGACTACCAGCGTGACCACCAGCCCCGGCCACAGGACCGTCAACGGGTAGACGTTGATGAACTTGACCGAGGTGGTCAGCGAATGCCCCCAGGAGGGCACCCCCGAGGGCACGCCGACCCCCAGGTAGGTGAGGCCGGATTCAGCCAAGACGGACGTGCCGGCGGACAAGGAGAGCTGGACGGCCATCGGAGGAGCGACGTTGGGCAGGATGTGGCTGGTCAGAATCCGCCAGCCGGAAGCGCCGGACGCCAGGGCCGACTGAACGTAGTCCGAACCAGCGGCCAGCAGGGCTTGAGGGCGGGCGACCCGGGCCAGGTTGAGCCCGTAACCCACCCCGCAGGCGACGATGATGACCGCCACGGAAGCTCCCATTGGCACAGCCAGGAGCAGGGCGAGCAGGACGGTGGGGATTGAGATCAGAGCGTCGACCAGCACAATCGAGCCGGACGACAGGACCTTGGAACGGCTGACCGTAGCGGCCAGGAGCAGGGTGCCCAAGGCCCCGGCGAAGACGACGGCCAGGAGGCAGATCAACAGGTTGGTCGCGGACCCGGCCAGGAGCCAGGACAGCACGTCCGCCCCAGTGCCGTCGGTGCCCAGCCAGTGGGCCCGGGAGGGGGACTGCCAGACCTGATAGCCGTCAGTGCGCCACAGAGGCCAGGGGGTCCAAACCAGGCAGACCAGGGCCGTCAGGACCCATAAGCCCAGCGTGACCAGGGCGAAACGCCCCTCCCTCCGGTTCCACATGCTGGCGATCACCGTGCGCAACCAGCGCCAGGGGCGGGCTGACCGGACCGCGTGCCCCGAGCTCCCAGGACCGGGCTCCGCCGTCCAAGCCGCTTGTTCATCCATCATCAGACCCCCTCCCCAATCGAATTAGCCGCTTTCAGGCGCGGGTCCAGGGCCCGGTGGAGGAGGTCGACGACCAGGCCGACCGCCAGGAAGAAGGCCGCCAGCATGAACAACTCGCTCTGCACCGCGATCAGGTCGCGGTTGCCCAGGTCGGTGACCAAGCCGGAACCCAGCCCCGGCAGGGCGAACAGGTTCTCCACCACCATCGCGCCGGTGATCATCTCCGCGAAGGTCAGCCCGACGACCGAGACCAGCTGGGGCATGGCCAGGCGCAGTCCCACCCGGATCAGGGCCTGGGAGCGGGTCATGCCGCAGGCCATGGCCATGTCGATCCAACCGGACGAAGCCAGCTCGGACAATGCGGCACGGGTGTAACGCATGAGCCCAGCGCCCACGATGATCCCCAGGGTCAGGGCCGGTAATATCAAGGATTGAAACGCCTGCGCGCCGGAACGCCAGCCCGCCTCGGGGAAGCCTTGCGAAGGCAGGATGGGCAGCAGCCCGCTGCCCCGCCCGAACAGCACGATCAGCAGCAGCCCGCCCCACAGAGCAGGTATGGAGCCGCCCACGATGGCGACGACCTGACACAAGGCGCGCGCACGGGGGCTGCGGGCCAGCAGTGAGTAGCAGCCGAGCGGTATGCCTATGCACAGGGCGACCGCCAGCCCCAACCCAATCAGAGGGAAGGTCAAAGCGGCCCGGGAGGCCACCTGGCTGGAGATGGAGCGGCCGGTCAGCATGGACACCCCGAAGTCGCCGCGCAGGAGGCCGCCCATCCACGAGGCGTACTGCTGGGGCAGCGGCCGGTCCAGGCCCAGCTGCGAGCGCAGGGCCGTTACCCGCTCGGGCGGCGAGTTGATTCCAGCCATGATGGAGGCCACGTCCCCGGGCAGGATGCGCAGGGCCGCGAACACCAGGAGGGAGAGCGCCAGCAGGGCCACGGCGAAAAGCAGGAGCCGGCGAAGCAGGAATCGCATGGCCTTCCCCTAACGTGCCGCCAGAGCGGAAGAGCCGCTGGCTGCGGCGCCTCCCGGCGTGTAGTAGACCCCAGCCAGGGGCAGGAGGGTCTGGTTCAAGTTCAGGGGCAGGCCGTGCAGCCCGACGGCCCAAGCGGTGGTAATCCGGTAGTTGAAGAGCCAATCGGCCGGCGCGTCCTGGCTGACCACGCGGGCGGCCTGGGCCAGGTAGCGCCCGCTCTCCTGCTCGTTGGGCTCGGCCATAGCCTGCCGGTAGAGCTCCTGGACTCTCGGATTGTCGTAGCCGTAGTAGTACTTGGGGTTGGCCCACTGGTTGAAGTCATGGCTCTCGGAGTGGTCCACCAGGGAGATGTCGTAGTCGCGGTTGGTGTACACGTCCTGCATCCAGGTGGAGAACTCAACCACTTGCACGTTCAGGTCGATGCCGACGGGCTTGAGTTGGGAGCGCAGCTGGTCGCCCAGCTCGCTGCCGTAGGTGTTGGCGTAGGTCAGCCGCAGTTTCAGGGGCCGCTGCGGGCTGTAGCCGACCTGGGCCATGAGCTCGCGCGCCTTGCCTGGGTCATGCGGGTAAAGGCCGGTCAGATCCTGGTAGCCCGGGTCCAGGATGGGAATCGGCCCGCCCAGCGCTGTGTCGGCCCCGCCCCGTGCGACGATCAGCTGGCGGTGGTCTATGGCGTACCGGATGGCCTGGCGGACGCGCGGATCGCTGGTTTTGGCGCCCTTGGAGTTGAAGGCCAGGACGAACTTGTCCGTGCCATCCCCAGCCTGCACCTGGTAGTGGTCCGGGTCCTTCCTGAAGGGCTCGGCCAACGTGGCGGTGATTGGAGCCAGGGCTTGCACGTCGTTGGATTTGAGCGCATTGACCGCCGCGTTGTCGTCCGCGAAGTAGCGCAGGCGCACGGTCTGTGTCCGGGCTTTGCGCTCGCCCCAGTAGCGGGGGTTGGCGCTCAGGGTCAGCGAGGAGGAAGGTTTGAAGGATGAGACTGTGTAGGGACCGGAGCCCAGGGCTTGGCTCTTGGGGTCATAGTAAGCGCGCCTGTCGAAGACCAGGCCGGGTCGTCCGGTGAGCGCCCAGAGCAGGCCCGCGTAGGGGGCGGTCAGCTTGAGCTCCACGGTGCTCGGGTTCAGCGCCTTGACCGATTGGAAGTTGCGCAGCTGGTCGGCGTCATGGTAGCCGCGTTGGACCAGCTCGTTGATTGACCAGGCCACATCCTCCGCGTCCAGCCGGTCCCCGTTGGAGAAGGCCATCGCCTCGTGCAGGCGGAAGGTGTAGGTGGTGCCATCCGCGCTCCGGCTCCAGCTCTTGGCCAGTCCGGGCGTGACTTGGTTGTGGTCGCCGCGGGCCACGAGCCCCTCGTACACGTTGCCGACCAGGGCCTGGTCCAGGGCTGAGCCGGATTGGTTGCGGATGTCCAGATTGGTCGGCGCCAGTTTGAGGCCAATGGAGATTGAGTCCGCCGTCCGCTCGGCCGCGCCGCCCCCCCTGCTTCGTCCGCCTACCCACAGCGAAACGACCAGGGCGACCGCCAGCAGCAGGCTCAGCGGCTTCCATCCCCAGCCCGAATGCGCGCGGGCGGGTTTGAGCATGGCATTGAGCACCGGGTCGGTGCTGGGTCCAGGCCCGGCATCCGGGGTCGCGCCGTCGCTTGCGTGCGCGCCCTCCTGGGAAGAGTTCATCGCGTTACCACCTTGTGTCTGGTTGGCCGCCATAGGGGTCGACCACCGTCCACCAGTCTAGGACACCGCCCGCCCGGTGGCGCGCAGGGCCGTAGAATGAAGCAGGAAAGCGCTCGTAGCGAGACAGCGAGGAGGTCGGCATGCTGCTGGCGGTCGACATTGGCAACACCAACACCGTGATTGGTTTCATGGAGGGCCGGCGGGTCCGCGCCTCCTACCGCATCGCCACCAGGGCGGGCCGCACCGCTGATGAGTATGGCATGATTTTGACCGATTTCCTCCGCCTGTCGAGCTACGAGCCAGCGGACATGGAGGGCGTCATCATCGCCTCGGTGGTCCCCAAAGTCATGCACTCCCTGCCCGCCGCCATCGTCCGCTACCTGTCGGTGGAGCCGCTGGTGGTGGGCCCCGGCGTTAAGACCGGCGTCAACATCCGCCTGGACGACCCCAAGTCCCTGGGCGCGGACTGCCTGGCCGACTGCGTGGGCGCGCATGAGAGTTACGAAGGCCCGCTCCTGGTGGCCGATTTCGGCACGGCCACCACCTTCAACTATGTGGACGCCCAGGGCTCCATCCGCTCCGGCCTGATTACCGTGGGCATCGACTCGGGCGCCAAGGCCCTGTGGTCGCAGACCGCCCAGCTGCCCGAGGTGGAGCTCACCCGCCCCAGCTCCATCCTGACCACCGGCACCAGGGATGCCATGCAGGCAGGCCTCTACTACAACTTCCTAGGCGGCCTGGAGCGCATCATCCTCCAGTTCCGCCGCGAGATCGACAACGATTTCCAAGTGATCGCCACCGGCGGCCTGGGCCGCATCTTCGCTTCCGAAACCGACCTCATCGACCACTACGACCCCGAGCTCATCTTCCGAGGCATGGCCACCATCTACAGCCGCACCATGCAGGCCGCCCCCACCGCGAAATAGGACGGCGGCGCAAGACGGGGCAAGGCGGGCGGATGATACGGAAACCGCGAAGTTGCGCCAGCAGCAATCAGACAGCCTAGCCTCCTCCTTCACTCACATCCGAGCCGGTCTTCGCCGCCTTATGGCCTTTCCCATTCCCCCCTGGTCCATAGTCACCCGCACTAGCATGAATACACCTCCGACGTAGCCAACCGAATCCGCCTCATCCTAGGAGAGGTGCGCGCTTGCTGCTGGCGGTGCTAGACTCAGTAACTATAACATGGGGGTTCGCGGCCCTGAACTGGCTGGAGAGTTTTGTTCTGCCGCGCACCACCCGAATACCAACAACACACTGTTTTCACGGAAGAGCGCGCATCTGTGCGCTCTTCCGCCAGCCTGTTTTGGAGGGGGCAATGAGTCGTTTCCGCGCCGCCAGCGCCGCATTCGCGGCCCTGGCCATGATCCTCCTGGGGGGGGGGGTAATTCGGCGGCCCGTCCCGCCCACGCTGAACCCAACCACCTGACCCGATCGGGAGCCCCCGCCTCGCAGACCGTGGACGGCTTCACCCTGTCCCCCACCAAAGGCCCCGCCAACCAAGACGCCATGGCCACGCTGACACCACCAGCCCCGCCAACCAACGTGCGCTTCACCCGAATCAGCGCAGGCTGGTGGCACAGCCTGGCCATCGGCTCGGACGGCAACGCCTACGCCTGGGGAGACAACGACTCCGGCCAGCTGGGCGACGAAACCGGTAGCGGCAGCCGCAGCGGCAAACCGGTGCGCGTGCACGCGCCAACCGGCGTGACCTTCACCCAAATCAGCGCAGGCGACGATCACAGCCTGGCCATCGACTCGAACGGCAACACCTACGCCTGGGGATACAACGCGTTCGGCCAGCTGGGCAACGAAACCGGTAGCGACAGCAACAAACCGGTGCGCGTGCACACACCAACCGGCGTGAGCTTCACCCAAATCAGCGCAGGCCACTGGCACAGCCTGGCCATCGGCTCCGACGGCAACACCTACGCATGGGGAAACAACGCGTTCGGCCAGCTGGGCGACGAAACCCCTAGCGACAGCAACAAACCGGTGCGCGTGCACGCGCCAACCGGCGTGACCTTCACCCAAATCAGCGCAGGCGACAACCACAGCCTGGCCATCGGCTCCGACGGCAACACCTACGCCTGGGGGCGCAACACCTCCGGCCAGCTGGGCGACGAAACCGGTAGCAACAGCAACAAACCGGTGCGCGTGCACACGCCAACCGGCGTGACCTTCACCCAAATCAGCGCAGGCGACGATCACAGCCTGGCCATCGGCTCCGACGGCAACACCTACGCCTGGGGAGACAACGACTCCGGCAAGCTGGGCGACGAAACCGGTAGCGACAGCAACAAACCGGTGCGCGTGCACGCGCCAACCGGCGTGACCTTCACCCAAATCAGCGCAGGAAGCTATCACAGCCTGGCCCTCGACTCGAACGGCAACGCCTACGCATGGGGATACAACGGCTACAACCAGCTGGGCGACGAAACCGGTAGCAACAGCAACAAACCGGTGCGCGTGCACACGCCAACCGGCGTGCGCTTCACCCAAATCAGCGCAGGCCACTGGCACAGCCTGGCCATCGGATCGGACGGCAACACCTATGCATGGGGAAGCAACTACTCCAGCCAACTCGGCAACGGCAGAAGCGACTACGGCACCCACAGCAGGCCCGCGCCGGTGCTCATGCCCCGGTATGTGATCGACGGCGTCACGTTCGACGGGGCAAGCGTCACCCGGAAGACCGTCAACCCCGCCACCGGCGCCTGGGACATGCACGTGCCCACGCATGCCCCGGGCGCCGTCACCGTGACCGTCGCCTACCATCTCGACGGCCTCGACGTGAACGGCAACATCGCCAACCCCAGATACCAGTCCGGCACGGTCACCCTGCGTTACACGTACGCCACCCCGTACACCGTCAGCTTCCAACTGGGCGGGGCGCCGGGAACCCCGCCCGCCAGCCAGTACTCGTACCCGGACGACCCGCAGCCCATCAACTGGCCGGTCCCCGACCCGGTTTGGGCGGGCCACTGGTTCGACGGGTGGGCCAAACCCGACGGCAGCCCCTGGGACTTCACCCAACCCGTCAGAAACGACCTGACCCTGACCGCCACATGGAGGACCCCACGGTTCACCATGACCCCCACCCGGGGCCCGGACACCGGCGGCACCACCGTCCACATCACACCACCCGACCCGCCCCAACCCCTCCGCTTCACCCAAATCAGCGCGGGCAGCTTCCACAGCCTCGCCATCGGCACCGACGGCAACACCTACGCCTGGGGACGGAACGACTACGGCGAGCTCGGCGACGACACCCGCACCGACCGCAACACGCCCGTGCGGGTGCACACGCCAGCCGGCGTGCGGTTCACCAGCGTCAGCGCAGGCAACGAGTTCAGCCTGGCCATCGGCAGCGACGGCCACGCCTACAGCTGGGGATACAACGGCTCCGGCCAGCTCGGCAACGACACCTCCACCTACCATAGAACACCCGAGCAGGTCCACGCGCCCACCAACGGCGACAACCCCGCCAACACATGGAAAACCATCAGCGCAGGCTACTGGCACAGCCTGGCCATCGGCAGCGACGGCCACGCCTACAGCTGGGGAGCCAACGGCTACGGCCAGCTCGGCGACGGCAGCAACGACGTGAGCGACAGGCCCGAGCAGGTCCACGCGCCCACCAACGGCGGCAACCCCGCCAACACATGGAAAACCATCAGCGCGGGCGACCAGTTCAGCCTGGCCATCGGCAGCGACGGCCACGCCTACAGCTGGGGAGCCAACGACTACGGCCAGCTCGGCAACGGCACCAACACCAGGAGCAACAGGCCCGAGCAGGTCCACGCGCCCGACAGCGGCAACCCCGCCAACACATGGAAAACCATCAGCACAGGCGGCTCACGCAGCCTGGCCATCGGCAGCGATGACCACGCCTACAGCTGGGGAGCCAACTACTGTGGCCAGCTCGGCAACGGCAGCAGCGACGACAACCCCCACAGCACGCCCGAGCAGGTCCACGCGCCCACCAACGGCGACAACCCCGCCAACACATGGAAAACCATCAGCGCAGGCGGCGATCACAGCCTGGCCATCGGCAGCGACGGCCACGCCTACAGCTGGGGAGCCAACGACTACGGCCAGCTCGGCGACGGCAGCAACACCAGGAGCAACAGGCCCGAGCAGGTCCACGCGCCCACCAACGGCGGCAACCCCGCCAACACATGGAAAACCATCAGCGCAGGCGGCTACCACAGCCTGGCCACCGGCAGCGACGGCCACGCCTACAGCTGGGGATGGAACTGGCACGGCGAGCTCGGCG encodes the following:
- a CDS encoding type III pantothenate kinase codes for the protein MLLAVDIGNTNTVIGFMEGRRVRASYRIATRAGRTADEYGMILTDFLRLSSYEPADMEGVIIASVVPKVMHSLPAAIVRYLSVEPLVVGPGVKTGVNIRLDDPKSLGADCLADCVGAHESYEGPLLVADFGTATTFNYVDAQGSIRSGLITVGIDSGAKALWSQTAQLPEVELTRPSSILTTGTRDAMQAGLYYNFLGGLERIILQFRREIDNDFQVIATGGLGRIFASETDLIDHYDPELIFRGMATIYSRTMQAAPTAK
- a CDS encoding ABC transporter permease; protein product: MRFLLRRLLLFAVALLALSLLVFAALRILPGDVASIMAGINSPPERVTALRSQLGLDRPLPQQYASWMGGLLRGDFGVSMLTGRSISSQVASRAALTFPLIGLGLAVALCIGIPLGCYSLLARSPRARALCQVVAIVGGSIPALWGGLLLIVLFGRGSGLLPILPSQGFPEAGWRSGAQAFQSLILPALTLGIIVGAGLMRYTRAALSELASSGWIDMAMACGMTRSQALIRVGLRLAMPQLVSVVGLTFAEMITGAMVVENLFALPGLGSGLVTDLGNRDLIAVQSELFMLAAFFLAVGLVVDLLHRALDPRLKAANSIGEGV
- a CDS encoding ABC transporter ATP-binding protein, which encodes MSLSIEDLTISIGGRPIVRQASLSVADGERVGLIGPSGSGKSMITKALLGILPPGAQVSGSIRLRGAELLGASDEGLAGVRGAYIGAVFQNPTASLNPVLSVAQQVALPLRLHYRLSRAERAQRVQDMLERVGLGPEIAGKYPSQLSGGQLQRVAIATALVTAPRLIVADEPTTALDAITQRAIIDLLIRLVDSSGASMLFVTHDFSVLARACRTSYVLDQGQVVEHGPTSRLLAHPQAERTRSLVRAAAQLSLDPVLGGVDGGFGAGGNSGADADMAVRFSAGRGGRP
- a CDS encoding S-ribosylhomocysteine lyase; amino-acid sequence: MAEKPVVESFQLDHTKVKAPYVRLIDEEEGPKGDVISNYDLRLVQPNEHAIPTAGLHTIEHTIAVLLRERIPGYIDCSPFGCRTGFHLLAWGRHSTEDVAKALKESLEFIASEATWEDVPGTEITSCGNYRDHSLFSAKQWCRDIVDAGISSDPFERKVV
- a CDS encoding ABC transporter ATP-binding protein, producing the protein MSQGTGHERRIVISGQGIRKTFGGRQGGSQALQEVSVSLGQGECLALVGGSGSGKSTLTRILLGLESRDAGSVSYQGQPVDGPRSSGYQALRRESGLIFQNPFASLDPRWNALRSVSEPLRIHARELGLGRAAIRSRAMQALADAGLDPGEFAGRYPADCSGGQAQRIAIARALVADPQLIVADEPMSSLDVSARLGVLEAFKTVRARRPRTAILMVSHDLGVVQHMADRIVVLHQGQVEEEGPADRVLSQPGCAYTRELIAAASAPGSSGSAS
- the recQ gene encoding DNA helicase RecQ, whose protein sequence is MTDMDQALAALKQYFGYESFRPGQAGMVKAILEGRDCLGVMPTGAGKSICYQIPATLLDGITIVVSPLVSLMRDQVDGLEDAGIHAHFVNSTQTPDEQAQALAQAAQGRCKLLYVAPERLNAPRFVAFAAQARIDLLAVDEAHCVSQWGQDFRPAYLGIGDFIASLPVRPRVAAFTATATERVRRDIVSMLDLRDPYQAVTGFDRPNLFFDVVKLETKAKDRWVTSYAKEHGQESGIVYCATRKETEALAAELNQAGIPAASYHGGMAPAARDDAQAAFVNDEVQVVVATNAFGMGIDKSNVRYVIHHNMPESIEAYYQEAGRAGRDGEPARCTLLWNEADIVTRRRLLDMDSGNDQLTGEEAEVVRASRRRLLNTMIGYCRTTDCLHAYMLRYFGEEMENGAAAQVNSQADEQAKSGCGNCSNCLSTFSTVDVSDLARAISRCVHDVGQRFGSGKIVQVLAGSKSQDLLSRGLDRCPSYGALENVGAARIRDVLNQMASDGYLTITEGRLPLVQFGPKAGETVSPDFHYEIKQVRRAEPKGAARASGAVYGRTTALAEGEPEPSEEEGRLFQALRQVRTRIAREIGKPPYIVFSDKTLRDMCRRRPVSEEAFLEVTGVGEHKLELYGQQFLQALREFS
- a CDS encoding ABC transporter permease, yielding MWNRREGRFALVTLGLWVLTALVCLVWTPWPLWRTDGYQVWQSPSRAHWLGTDGTGADVLSWLLAGSATNLLICLLAVVFAGALGTLLLAATVSRSKVLSSGSIVLVDALISIPTVLLALLLAVPMGASVAVIIVACGVGYGLNLARVARPQALLAAGSDYVQSALASGASGWRILTSHILPNVAPPMAVQLSLSAGTSVLAESGLTYLGVGVPSGVPSWGHSLTTSVKFINVYPLTVLWPGLVVTLVVVALNVFGDVLREAIDPAANPVLRKGEA
- a CDS encoding ABC transporter substrate-binding protein, giving the protein MNSSQEGAHASDGATPDAGPGPSTDPVLNAMLKPARAHSGWGWKPLSLLLAVALVVSLWVGGRSRGGGAAERTADSISIGLKLAPTNLDIRNQSGSALDQALVGNVYEGLVARGDHNQVTPGLAKSWSRSADGTTYTFRLHEAMAFSNGDRLDAEDVAWSINELVQRGYHDADQLRNFQSVKALNPSTVELKLTAPYAGLLWALTGRPGLVFDRRAYYDPKSQALGSGPYTVSSFKPSSSLTLSANPRYWGERKARTQTVRLRYFADDNAAVNALKSNDVQALAPITATLAEPFRKDPDHYQVQAGDGTDKFVLAFNSKGAKTSDPRVRQAIRYAIDHRQLIVARGGADTALGGPIPILDPGYQDLTGLYPHDPGKARELMAQVGYSPQRPLKLRLTYANTYGSELGDQLRSQLKPVGIDLNVQVVEFSTWMQDVYTNRDYDISLVDHSESHDFNQWANPKYYYGYDNPRVQELYRQAMAEPNEQESGRYLAQAARVVSQDAPADWLFNYRITTAWAVGLHGLPLNLNQTLLPLAGVYYTPGGAAASGSSALAAR